Proteins from one Ipomoea triloba cultivar NCNSP0323 chromosome 1, ASM357664v1 genomic window:
- the LOC116021778 gene encoding C2 and GRAM domain-containing protein At1g03370-like, producing the protein MKLLVRVIEARNIPPMDPNGFSDPYVKLQVGRQRHKTKVVKKCLNPSWCEEFAFRVDDFKEELLISVLDEDKYFNDDFVGQIKIPISQVFEAPDKSLGTSWYPLLPKSKKAKNKDCGQILLTICFLQNNLLGDLQSSGDSTPLPKKYADMASESPLRSSNATLRSPSPSPMRLEEPVSSKEEKSHAQTLAGRFYQIFNRNGDGAPTTYAKSTDTSELSDSVSTEDNEDAPEEQSSLVSFEEMVRNLEMREQDSEVPSNLPGVVLDQLYAVAPRELNSVLFSPDSNFLKSFIDFQGSTELKVGPWKLENDGVNLKRVVTFIKAATRLVRALKTTEEQTYLKADGKTYAVLVTVSTPDAPYGNTFRTEMLYCITAGPALPSGEESSRLVVSWRMNFLQSTMMKGMIENGARQGIKESLEQYAGLLSQTVKPVDEKEFASEKEQVLASLQAQPQSDCKLAVKYFANFTVISTFVIGLYVALHILLAMPSTIQGLEFVGLDLPDSIGELIVCGVLVLQGKRVLELISRFMQARGQKGGDHGVKAQGDGWLLTVALLEGNNLAAVDPSGFSDPYVVFSCNGKTRSSSIKFQSPCPKWNEIFEFDAMNEPPSVMDVEVFDFDGPFDEATSLGHAEINFLKTNISDLSDIWVPLQGKLAQACQSKLHLRIFLNNTKGNNIVKDYLSKMEKEVGKKIRLRSPQTNSAFQKLFGLPPEEFLINDFTCHLKRRMPLQGRLFLSPRIVGFHADLFGHKTKFFFLWEDIEDIQVISPTLSSMGSPILVVTLKPGKGFDARHGAKTQDEDGRLKFHFQSFVSFNVANRTIMALWKARALSPEQKVQIVEEESETKRLEIAEDDSIPKNSQAVDEETEGRTLQSEESGSFLGDGDVNMSTVYSSVLSIPTDFFMELFSGNELDRRIMERVGCLSYLPSSWESEKTDVYQRQLYYKFDKRISSYGGEVTSTQQKSHLPEKNGWLLEEVMTLHGVPLGDYFTLHLKYQVEDVPLRSSICSVNVQFGVSWLKYTKHQKRITKNIVSSLQERLSVMFSELEKEYSSRK; encoded by the exons ATGAAACTTTTGGTGCGAGTAATCGAAGCTCGAAATATACCTCCAATGGACCCGAATGGGTTCAGTGATCCCTATGTGAAATTGCAGGTAGGGAGGCAGAGGCACAAGACTAAAGTGGTGAAGAAATGTTTGAATCCCTCATGGTGTGAGGAGTTCGCCTTTCGGGTTGATGACTTCAAGGAAGAGCTTCTTATCTCTGTTCTGGATGAAGATAAGTACTTCAATGATGATTTTGTTGGTCAAATTAAAATCCCCATTTCTCAGGTTTTTGAAGCCCCAGATAAGTCCCTTGGCACTTCTTGGTACCCATTGCTGCCAAAGAGTAAGAAGGCTAAGAATAAAGATTGTG GACAAATTCTTCTCACTATATGTTTCTTGCAAAACAATTTGTTGGGGGACTTGCAATCTAGTGGAGATTCTACTCCGTTACCGAAGAAGTATGCTGATATGGCAAGTGAATCCCCTCTGAGGTCTTCCAATGCCACTTTGAGATCACCTTCTCCATCTCCGATGAGGTTAGAAGAACCTGTTTCTTCAAAGGAGGAAAAGTCACACGCACAAACCTTAGCTGGTcgattttatcaaatatttaacagaaatggTGATGGAGCACCTACTACTTATGCAAAATCTACAGATACATCTGAATTGTCTGACAGTGTCAGTACAGAGGATAATGAGGATGCACCTGAGGAGCAATCTTCATTGGTGAGTTTCGAAGAAATGGTGAGAAACTTGGAGATGAGAGAACAAGATAGCGAAGTTCCAAGTAATCTCCCAGGAGTAGTTCTGGACCAATTGTATGCCGTTGCACCACGTGAACTGAATTCGGTATTGTTTTCACCTGACTCAAACTTTCTTAAGTCTTTCATAGATTTCCAGGGATCCACGGAATTGAAAGTAGGACCTTGGAAGTTGGAGAATGACggtgtaaatttaaaaagagtagtCACTTTTATTAAGGCTGCAACTAGATTGGTCAGGGCTTTGAAAACAACAGAGGAGCAAACTTATCTGAAGGCTGATGGGAAGACATATGCGGTACTAGTTACTGTAAGCACACCAGATGCTCCATATGGTAACACTTTTAGAACTGAAATGCTTTACTGCATCACAGCTGGGCCCGCTCTGCCTTCAGGAGAAGAGTCTTCAAGACTGGTAGTTTCGTGGCGGATGAATTTTTTGCAGAGCACTATGATGAAAGGTATGATAGAAAATGGAGCACGGCAAGGTATAAAGGAAAGCTTGGAGCAATACGCAGGTTTATTGTCTCAGACTGTAAAACCAGTAGATGAAAAGGAGTTTGCTTCAGAGAAGGAGCAGGTTTTGGCATCACTTCAAGCACAGCCACAGTCAGATTGTAAACTGGCTGTTAAATACTTTGCCAATTTTACTGTAATATCAACATTCGTCATTGGGTTGTATGTGGCTTTGCACATCTTGCTAGCAATGCCTAGCACAATTCAGGGACTTGAATTTGTTGGGCTTGACTTGCCTGATTCTATTGGTGAACTGATTGTTTGTGGAGTTTTAGTACTCCAAGGGAAAAGGGTGCTGGAGCTGATATCACGCTTTATGCAGGCAAGAGGACAAAAAG GTGGTGATCACGGAGTCAAAGCACAAGGAGATGGTTGGTTGCTGACTGTTGCATTGCTTGAAGGAAACAATTTGGCAGCTGTTGACCCAAGTGGGTTCTCTGATCCATATGTGGTTTTCAGTTGCAATGGAAAAACAAGATCCAGCTCGATTAAGTTCCAAAGTCCATGTCCTAAGTGGAATG AAATTTTTGAGTTTGATGCAATGAATGAGCCGCCATCCGTGATGGATGTGGAAGTTTTTGATTTTGATGGTCCTTTTGATGAAGCTACTTCTCTTGGACATgctgaaattaattttttaaaaacgaaCATATCAGATTTGTCTGATATCTGGGTTCCTCTTCAAGGGAAGTTGGCTCAAGCATGTCAGTCTAAGTTGCATTTAAGAATTTTCTTGAATAATACAAAAGGTAACAATATTGTCAAAGATTATTTGTCCAAGATGGAGAAGGAAGTGGGCAAGAAG ATAAGATTAAGGTCTCCTCAAACAAATTCAGCGTTCCAAAAGCTCTTTGGGCTTCCACCTGAGGAGTTTCTGATCAATGACTTCACTTGTCACTTGAAGCGCAGAATGCCCCTTCAG GGCCGTCTATTTTTGTCTCCGAGGATAGTTGGGTTTCATGCTGATCTGTTTGGACACAAGAcaaaatttttctttctttgggaAGATATAGAAGACATTCAAGTCATTTCGCCTACTTTGTCATCAATGGGTAGCCCTATTCTTGTCGTGACACTAAAGCCAGGCAAAGGATTCGATGCAAGGCACGGTGCTAAGACTCAGGATGAAGATGGAAGGCTAAAGTTCCATTTTCAATCTTTTGTGTCTTTCAATGTGGCAAATAG AACAATCATGGCATTGTGGAAGGCAAGAGCTTTGAGCCCTGAGCAGAAGGTACAAATAGTTGAAGAAGAATCAGAGACTAAGAGACTTGAAATAGCCGAAGACGATTCTATACCCAAAAACTCACAAGCTGTGGATGAAGAAACTGAAGGAAGAACCCTACAAAGCGAAGAGAGTGGATCATTCTTGGGAGATGGGGATGTGAACATGTCTACTGTATATTCCTCTGTACTTTCGATTCCT ACAGATTTTTTCATGGAATTATTTAGCGGGAATGAACTTGACCGGAGAATTATGGAGAGAGTTGGATGCCTTAGTTATTTGCCTAGTAGTTGGGAATCCGAAAAGACTGATGTTTACCAAAGGCAActttattacaaatttgataaGCGTATATCAAGTTACGGAGGCGAGGTCACTAGCACACAGCAGAAATCTCACCTTCCCGAGAAAAATGGTTGGCTCCTAGAAGAGGTGATGACACTTCACGGGGTTCCACTTGGCGACTATTTTACT CTCCATTTGAAATATCAGGTCGAGGATGTACCCTTGAGATCATCGATATGCAGTGTTAACGTACAATTTGGGGTGTCGTGGTTGAAATATACTAAACATCAGAAACGGATCACAAAAAACATTGTTTCCAGTCTGCAAGAGCGTCTATCAGTCATGTTTAGTGAACTAGAGAAGGAATATTCCTCGCGGAAGTAG